From Corvus cornix cornix isolate S_Up_H32 chromosome 5, ASM73873v5, whole genome shotgun sequence, the proteins below share one genomic window:
- the ADM gene encoding LOW QUALITY PROTEIN: pro-adrenomedullin (The sequence of the model RefSeq protein was modified relative to this genomic sequence to represent the inferred CDS: deleted 1 base in 1 codon) — MKLVHVALLYLGSVTFFGVDAARVDVATEFKRKWTKWALSRAKRDVKPAGVLRGLGAAADVLPLIRTQDVKEDSRVSPPSNREDAHIRVKRYRQSINRFPHFQTKACRFGTCTVHWLVDELHRAAVNDRNDAAPPNKISPQGYGRRRRSLPEHRSPARSLRSGRRPRTRRAQPLASVLGV; from the exons ATGAAACTAGTTCACGTAGCTCTGCTCTATCTCGGCTCCGTGACCTTCTTCGGGGTGGATGCTGCAAGGGTGGACGTAGCGACAGAGTTCAAAAGAAA ATGGACGAAATGGGCACTAAGCCGAGCCAAGCGGGACGTGAAGCCTGCGGGCGTGCTCcgagggctgggggcagccgCCGACGTGCTGCCTCTCATACGCACCCAGGACGTGAAGGAGGATTCCCGAGTCTCGCCTCCCAG CAACCGGGAGGATGCTCACATCCGCGTCAAGCGCTACCGCCAGAGCATTAACAGATTCCCCCACTTCCAAACAAAGGCGTGCCGCTTCGGGACGTGCACGGTGCATTGGCTGGTCGACGAGCTCCACAGGGCG GCCGTCAACGATAGGAACGATGCCGCCCCCCCCAACAAGATCAGCCCCCAGGGCTACGGCCGCCGGCGGCGTTCCCTGCCCGAGCACCGAAGCCCAGCGCGCTCCCTCCGCTCCGGGCGGCGCCCTCGGACGCGCCGGGCACAGCCCCTCGCCTCCGTCCTCGGAGTCTGA